The DNA region ATAATTTCCTCTAAAATCGGTCCGATAATAGAGCTTACTAAAATAGCGAGTGGAAAGGACTCAATAATCCCCATAATTTGCTGGGTATTCTCTGAACCCATCTCCACGCCAAGGAAACGCTCGATATTCGCTGCCGTTGCTTGGGCAAACAAGGCTAAGAAGACTCCAAACACAGCCCAGACCGCGGAACCGGCAAATCCACTGCCCCGTTCATTTAAACGTGTTTTTTCGCTTTGCATTTCCCTTCGTAGGATGAAGAGGATGATCACTAATGCAATAGAAAAGCTAAATATTAACCAGTAGGGAACCACCAATGTTTGGTCCATACCTAAATATCCAAATAGAAAAGTCGTTCCAGGAATTCCTAATAGGCTCGATAACTGCATGCCGATATAGACAATTAATACAATCCAATATTCCCTTTTCAAATTTATATTCTCCTTTAGAAGTCAATCATATTTATTTAGCCTATTATTCATTTTACTCTTAAAAGCTAGATTGTTTCAATTTAGAAGAGTTATCTTTAATTATATGTATAAGAATTTTAATCTTTCATATACTTTTAAGGTTGTACAAATTTAACTTTTTTATAAAAAAATTTTGCTTCAGACTTGCAAAAGTTTTGTTGATTCATTATTATAATAATTGTGTTAGCACTCAGGGATAGAGAGTGCTAATAATGTCAGAATTACATAATTTTTGAGGAGGTTGTTTGATTTGTTAAGACCATTAGGTGATCGTATTGTCATTGAGCTTGTTGAATCAGAAGAAAAAACTGCAAGCGGTATCGTTTTACCGGACTCAGCTAAGGAAAAGCCTCAGGAAGGAAGAGTTGTTGCCGTAGGTACGGGTCGTGTACTTGAAAGCGGAGAACGTGTAGCTCTTGAAGTTTCTGTTGGTGACCGCATTATCTTCTCAAAATACTCAGGTACAGAAGTGAAGTATCAAGGAGCAGAATATTTAATCTTACGTGATAACGATATCCTTGCTGTCGTAGGCGAGTAAGTATAGAAAAGCGGAATCGACCGCTATAGAAGTTCAATTTTTTAAAAATAGGTTAAGAAAATATGAGGAGGTTTTTTGACAATGGCTAAAGAGATTATGTTTAGTGAAGATGCGCGCCGCGCAATGCTTCGTGGAGTTGATGCACTAGCAGATACAGTTAAAGTGACTCTTGGACCGAAAGGACGTAACGTGGTTCTTGAGAAAAAATTTGGTTCACCGCTAATTACAAATGATGGTGTTACCATCGCAAAAGAAATCGAATTAGAAGATGCATTCGAAAACATGGGTGCAAAGCTAGTTGCTGAAGTAGCAAGCAAAACAAATGATGTTGCCGGTGACGGTACAACAACTGCAACGGTTCTTGCTCAAGCAATGATTCGTGAAGGTCTAAAGAACGTAACAGCCGGTGCGAACCCAATGGGAATCCGCAAAGGAATCGAAAAAGCTGTTGCTGTAGCTGTTGAAGGCTTAAAAGCAATTTCAAAGCCTATCGAAGGTAAAGAGTCTATTGCTCAAGTTGCTGCTATATCTTCTGATGATAAAGAAGTTGGCCAATTGATTGCTGAAGCAATGGAGCGCGTTGGAAACGACGGCGTTATTACAATTGAAGAGTCAAAAGGCTTTACAACTGAGTTGGATGTAGTTGAAGGTATGCAATTTGACCGTGGATATACTTCTGCTTACATGGTAACAAATACAGATAAAATGGAAGCTGTGTTAGAAAATCCATACATCTTAATTACAGACAAAAAAATCTCAAGCATCCAGGAAATCCTTCCTGTTCTTGAGCAAGTGGTTCAACAAGGCAAGCCATTATTATTGATTGCTGAAGATATCGAAGGGGAAGCACTTTCAACACTAGTGCTTAACAAGCTTCGCGGAACATTCAATGCTGTTGCTGTTAAAGCTCCTGGCTTTGGTGACCGTCGTAAGGCAATGCTTGAAGATATCGCTGCCTTAACAGGTGCAGATGTAATCACAGAAGAGCTTGGCCGTGAATTAAAAACAACTACAATCGAATCTTTAGGACGCGCTTCTAAGATTGTTGTGACAAAGGAAAACACAACAATCGTTGAGGGTGCTGGAGAATCAGCTGAAATCGCAGCACGTGTGAACCAAATCCGCGTTCAATTAGAAGAAACGACTTCTGAATTCGATCGTGAAAAATTACAAGAGCGCTTAGCTAAATTAGCTGGCGGTGTAGCAGTCATCAAAGTTGGTGCTGCAACTGAAACAGAATTAAAAGAGCGTAAGCTTCGTATCGAAGATGCATTAAACGCAACTCGTGCGGCAGTTGAAGAAGGTATCGTATCCGGTGGTGGAGTAGCCCTTCTTAACGTATATAGCAAGGTTTCTGAAATTCAAGCTGAGGGTGACGTGGCTACTGGTATCAACATCGTATTACGTGCGATGGAAGAGCCAGTTCGCACAATCGCACACAACGCTGGTCTTGAAGGATCTGTCATCGTTGATCGCTTAAAGCGTGAAACAGTTGGCACAGGCTTCAACGCTGCTACTGGCGAATGGGTAAACATGATTGAAGCGGGTATCGTTGATCCAACTAAAGTTACTCGTTATGCATTACAAAACGCTGCATCTGTTGCGGCAATGTTCTTAACCACTGAAGCAGTTGTTGCAGACAAACCAGAACCAGCTGGCGGCGGCATGGGAATGCCTGACATGGGCGGCATGGGTGGAATGGGCGGCATGATGTAATTAGGGGTTTAAAACCTTGTTATATCAACGTCTAAAATGATAATATGCTTTTCTTGTCCTCGTTTTATAAAAAACACGGCAACCTATGACAAAAAGCTAACTATAGGAGAAGGTCTTTCATCAGTTTGCTAAACTGTTGGGAGGCCTTTTCTTCCATATTGGCGGTCATATGAGCATAGATATTCATTGTCGTATTAATATCTGTATGTCCAAGCCGCTGTTGTATTTCTTTAATGCCAACTCCAGCTTCAATCAATAATGAAGTGTGGGTATGTCTAAATGAGTGTGGAGTAATGTTCTTTTCTATTTCAGCTTTTTTCAGAAGCCTTTTAAGCCGGGTCTCAACAACTTTTCTTAATTGTGGATGCCCATCATCTGGAGCAAAAATAAATGCATTATCATGGTAAACAAGTCTGTTTTTTAATTTAATCTCATTTTGTTTAAGCCTGTGCTTCCTTAACATGTTTATCAACATTTCATCAATCTTTATAGTACGGACAGAGCCCTTTGTCTTTGGCGTTAAAAGCTGATATTTTTCAAAATGATTGGTAGGGTTATAAAGAGTTTTAGTAACTCGGATAGTACCCTGCTTTTCGTTAAAATCCCCCCATTTTAAAGCCAATCCAAATAGTCTTAGGAACCATAAGGTTTTTGGACAAGTTATTAAAACTCAACACAGAAATCATTTTGGGTGCAAACGTTGAGAGAGATTCTGAGTATGCTCATTAGTAACCTTTAACTTTAGGTTAATTATGAATTATTATGTGATTTTAAAAAGATTATAAGGGAATACTGATACAGCTTGCCCGAGTTAAGTATCCGGTTTTTGGTTATGAAATCACGCCTGACATTGCCATTATTGATCCTGAGTTTAACGTATTCCAGGCCGGCTTCGATTGTAGCTTATACGGGTATGGATGCCTTGACACCTGGTATTGAAGCATATGTGTCCACCTTGCACAATTCTTTTACTGATCCGCTGGCCATGCAGTCGATTAGGCAAGTGGTAGAAAATATTGAAAAATCCGCAGCAGGTAACAAACAGTCAAGAGCAGAAATGCATTATGCCAAAGCCATTGCCGGCATGGCCTTTTCCAACGGATTTTTAGGAATTGTCCACAACTTAGCCCATAAGAGTGGAGCCATTTTTAAAATTCCGCACGGTATTGATTTCCTTTCTCGAGCCCGAAGCCTTATTGAAAAATGTACGAATTAAATATGAATTTCCTTCAGAGGATATAGTTTTTACCGGGGAAAAAATCAGTTAAAACAGGTTTTTATAAATTTAATTAAAAATTCCATAGAGGCGATGCCAACTGGTGGTAATATCTATGTTTCCATTGATTCGACTGCTCATCATATTTTAATTAAAATCAAGGATGAAGGGGTAGGAATAGGGGAGGAACAGGTTAAAAGATTGGGGGAACCTTTTTTCACTACCAAACATAATGGAAATGGATTAGGCCTTATGGTCAGCTATAAAATTATTCAGAACCATAAGGGAAATGTTAAAAGTAAACTAAATCAATGAACCTCTTTTATAAATCACATTTAATAAAAAAACAAAAAAGAAGCCTTTAATCTTTGATGCTAAGGTATAAATCAAACATTTGAAAAGCCCTCATATTCTTTAAATTTGAGGAGTAAAGATTTATTTAACATATTATGTGGGAAAACTATCCTATACTGACTTTGAGGAGTGAGAGGATGTTCGTGAAAGGGAACATTATTGCAGGTGAATTTGATTCGACTATCAATGAATTTTCCTTACAGAAAGTTAAGAATTTCGAAACAGAGTCGATCCTTAATGAAGACCAGTTAAATAATATTTATCATTATTTAAAAAAACATCAGTATGAAGACGATGGGCAAATTATTACTTTATACGATCAAATGCTTGTACGCTTAGAACAGGATGAAGTGAACCAGTTAATTTCTGACTTAGAGACAGTAATATCCATGTATCACTGAAACATATGAATTTATCTGTAACATGTAAAAAAGCAGACCCTAACGGATCTGCTTTGTTTTACGATGGATTTGTCGACCAAAGTCCAGCTGTTTTAACGAAAACTCTTGGATTAAGTTTTAAACTAGCTACGACTAATTCTGCAAGGTCTTCTGGGTGCATCACGTTTTCTTCATGGCCTTTAACCAGATTTGTATCAATGGCTAAATCAGTTACGACCGTACTTGGTGTTAAAGCAGTAACACGGATATTGTGTTTTCTTACTTCAAGCATGAGTGATTCTGTAAGTCCTAAAACAGCGAATTTTGAAGCACTGTAAGCACTTGTAACAGGCGCACCTTTTTGGCCAGCAGATGATGAGATATTGATGATATCTCCTGATTTTCTTTCGATCATTCCTGGTAATACTGCTCTTGTTACATTATACACACCCATTAAATTGACTTGGATGATTTTTTCCCATTCTTCTGGAGTTAGTTCAAGGAACCCACCAAATTTAGCAACACCTGCATTGTTGATTAGGATATCAATTGCTCCTAGGTCTGATTTGATATGTTCAACAGCATGGGTAACGGATTCAAGATCGGTCACATCTGCTGTTGCTGCAGAAACCTTTACATCATATTGTGATAGTTCAGCAGCTACCTTTTCTAGATTAGACATATTTAAGCCGATTAAGCCTAAATGAACGCCTTCTTTTGCTAAGGCGATAGCAGTAGCACGTCCAATGCCTCTTCCTGCGCCAGTAACTATTGCAGTTTTTCCATTTAAAGAAATCATTTTATCACTCCTAAAATTATTACAAAATGAAGTAGTTCATTCTAACAGAAAGACCGCAATCTTGCATGGAAACAGCTTGCGGTCTTTCCTATTTAGAACTCGAGGAATAATATATTTATTCTAAGTTGGCGTGTCTACCGTACATTTTATTGGTATCCAAACCTTTTTTCTCCATGAACCGAAGAATCACAGCGTCGTAAAATAGTAAAAGTGTTTGCTCAAATAATGAGCCCATTGGTTGAATCGTCTTAAAATCACTCTCCGACTGATCTTTAGGTGAGCCAGGCAACTTAATTGTGATATTCGCTAATTGGCCAATAGTGGACTCAGGGAAAATGGTAACAGCTGCAATCGCCCCACCGATGCTTTTTGCTTTCTCAGCCATGGAAACTAAACCTTTTGTTTCTCCTGAACCTGATCCAATGATTAAGATGTCATCTTTTTCAAAGTTAGGGGTTACTGTTTCGCCAATCACATAGGCATCTATCCCCATGTGCATCATTCGCATGGCGAATGATTTGGCCATAAATCCAGATCTACCTGCGCCTGCAACAAAGATTTTTTTTGATTCAAGAATCCCATTTACTAATTTTTCAGCTTCATCATCCGAAATTAAATCTACGGAGCGATTTAACTCTTTTATGATTTCAGCTAGGTATTTAGTTGTATTCATGATCTGAATTACCCTTGATTAATCATTTGTTGCATTTTGGCAGCAGCAGCTTTTTTATCAGCTTGTCCAGTAATCCCGCCACCTACAATGACAAGGTCTGGTTGTACTTTGATGACTTCTGGAAGTGTGTCTAACTTAATACCACCTGCGATTGCAGTTTTAGCATTTTTTACAACACCCTTGATGGTTTGTAAATCTTCAAAAGAGTTCTTTCCAACTGCTTGAAGATCGTAGCCAGTATGAACACAAATATAATCAACGCCCATAGCGTCCACTTCTTTTGCACGTCCAGCAAG from Neobacillus sp. FSL H8-0543 includes:
- a CDS encoding iron-containing alcohol dehydrogenase, which produces MILSLTYSRPASIVAYTGMDALTPGIEAYVSTLHNSFTDPLAMQSIRQVVENIEKSAAGNKQSRAEMHYAKAIAGMAFSNGFLGIVHNLAHKSGAIFKIPHGIDFLSRARSLIEKCTN
- a CDS encoding type II CAAX endopeptidase family protein; protein product: MKREYWIVLIVYIGMQLSSLLGIPGTTFLFGYLGMDQTLVVPYWLIFSFSIALVIILFILRREMQSEKTRLNERGSGFAGSAVWAVFGVFLALFAQATAANIERFLGVEMGSENTQQIMGIIESFPLAILVSSIIGPILEEIIFRKIIFGSLHKRFNFFISALISSVIFALAHMEPQHVILYSAMGFTFAFLYVKTKHILVPIFAHVAMNTLVVVMQTVYKDEIEKLMREAEAIQNFIGGFL
- a CDS encoding 3-ketoacyl-ACP reductase gives rise to the protein MISLNGKTAIVTGAGRGIGRATAIALAKEGVHLGLIGLNMSNLEKVAAELSQYDVKVSAATADVTDLESVTHAVEHIKSDLGAIDILINNAGVAKFGGFLELTPEEWEKIIQVNLMGVYNVTRAVLPGMIERKSGDIINISSSAGQKGAPVTSAYSASKFAVLGLTESLMLEVRKHNIRVTALTPSTVVTDLAIDTNLVKGHEENVMHPEDLAELVVASLKLNPRVFVKTAGLWSTNPS
- a CDS encoding site-specific integrase: MALKWGDFNEKQGTIRVTKTLYNPTNHFEKYQLLTPKTKGSVRTIKIDEMLINMLRKHRLKQNEIKLKNRLVYHDNAFIFAPDDGHPQLRKVVETRLKRLLKKAEIEKNITPHSFRHTHTSLLIEAGVGIKEIQQRLGHTDINTTMNIYAHMTANMEEKASQQFSKLMKDLLL
- the hxlB gene encoding 6-phospho-3-hexuloisomerase; translation: MNTTKYLAEIIKELNRSVDLISDDEAEKLVNGILESKKIFVAGAGRSGFMAKSFAMRMMHMGIDAYVIGETVTPNFEKDDILIIGSGSGETKGLVSMAEKAKSIGGAIAAVTIFPESTIGQLANITIKLPGSPKDQSESDFKTIQPMGSLFEQTLLLFYDAVILRFMEKKGLDTNKMYGRHANLE
- the groES gene encoding co-chaperone GroES, whose product is MLRPLGDRIVIELVESEEKTASGIVLPDSAKEKPQEGRVVAVGTGRVLESGERVALEVSVGDRIIFSKYSGTEVKYQGAEYLILRDNDILAVVGE
- the groL gene encoding chaperonin GroEL (60 kDa chaperone family; promotes refolding of misfolded polypeptides especially under stressful conditions; forms two stacked rings of heptamers to form a barrel-shaped 14mer; ends can be capped by GroES; misfolded proteins enter the barrel where they are refolded when GroES binds) encodes the protein MAKEIMFSEDARRAMLRGVDALADTVKVTLGPKGRNVVLEKKFGSPLITNDGVTIAKEIELEDAFENMGAKLVAEVASKTNDVAGDGTTTATVLAQAMIREGLKNVTAGANPMGIRKGIEKAVAVAVEGLKAISKPIEGKESIAQVAAISSDDKEVGQLIAEAMERVGNDGVITIEESKGFTTELDVVEGMQFDRGYTSAYMVTNTDKMEAVLENPYILITDKKISSIQEILPVLEQVVQQGKPLLLIAEDIEGEALSTLVLNKLRGTFNAVAVKAPGFGDRRKAMLEDIAALTGADVITEELGRELKTTTIESLGRASKIVVTKENTTIVEGAGESAEIAARVNQIRVQLEETTSEFDREKLQERLAKLAGGVAVIKVGAATETELKERKLRIEDALNATRAAVEEGIVSGGGVALLNVYSKVSEIQAEGDVATGINIVLRAMEEPVRTIAHNAGLEGSVIVDRLKRETVGTGFNAATGEWVNMIEAGIVDPTKVTRYALQNAASVAAMFLTTEAVVADKPEPAGGGMGMPDMGGMGGMGGMM